In Synechococcales cyanobacterium CNB, the genomic stretch CGCCCGCGCTGTGCCGGCTGATGTTCCGCGGCTCGTTCGGGCGGTCGGGCGGGCCGGCGGACGGCGCGGGCGGCTCGCCTGGGCACGACGGCTGGCTCGTGCGCCGGCTGAAGGCGTGGTACGAGCCGATGCTGCGGAGGAGCGTGCGGAGCCGCGGCGCGGTGCTGGGGGGCGCGGGCGTGCTGACCGTCGGGTCGCTCGCGCTCGCGTCGACGTTCGGGACGTCGTTCCTCCCGGGGTTCAAGGAGGGGACGTTCACCGTCTTCCTGTTCGCGCCGCCCGGCACGTCGCTCCAGGAGAGCGACCGGGTGGCGGTGGGGATCGAGCGGCAGTTCGCGGGCGTCGAGGGCGTGTCGAGCGTGACGCGGCGCACGGGGCGCGCGGAGCGCGACGAGCACGCCGAGCCGGTGAGCAACTCCGAGATCGAGGTGACCATCTCGCCCGGCGCGAGCCAGGAGGCGGTGCGCGCGGCGCTCGACCGGATCATCGCGAACATCCCGGGCGTCACGACCATGGTGGGCCAGCCCATCGAGCACCGGCTGAGCCACATCCTCTCGGGCACGCCCGCGGCGATCGCGATCAGCGTCTACGGCGACGATCTCGACACGCTGCGCCGGCTGGCGCGGGAGATCGAGGGCGAACTGCGGGCGATTCCCGGCACGCGCGACGTCGCCGCCAACCGGGAGGTGACGATCACCTCGCTGCCCATCCGCTACCGCGCGCAGGACCTGGCGGCGGCGGGGCTGACGCCGGCTTCGGCGGCGCGCCAAGTGCAGCAGGCGCTCTCCGGCGAGCGCGTCGCGGAGGTGAACCTGGGCGTGCGCCGCTACGAGATGGTGGTTCGCCTGGCGGAGGATGAGCGCGAGCGGATCGACCAGATCATGGACCTGCACCTCCGCGGGGTGGGCGGGGCGGTCGTGCGCCTGCGCGAGGTGGCCGACATCGGCCCGGAGAAGACCAGCAACCTGATCACGCGCGAGAACGCGCAGCGGAAGGCGGTCGTCTCGACCAACATCGCCCCGGGGTACAACCTGGGTCAGCTGGTCGCGCAGGTTCGCGCGCGGGTGGACCCGATCGTGCATGCGGCCGGGTACACGGTGCACTACGGGGGGCAGTTCGAGGCGCAGCAGTCGGCGAGCCGCACGATCTACGTGATGGGCGCGGGCGTCGCGGTGTTCATGTTCCTCCTGCTGCAACTCTCCACGGGCACGACCCGGGTGGCGCTGCTGGTGATGCTGAACCTCCCGCTGGCGCTGATCGGCGGGATCGCGGCGATCTACCTCACCGAGAGCCCGTCGCTCGTCGGGAACACGCTGGCGCTGTTCGGGCTGTCGTCGGCGCGGTACGTGGCGCCGGTGATCTCGATCGCGAGCATGGTCGGCTTTGTCACGCTCTTCGGGATCGCGGTGCGCAACGGCATCCTGCTCGTCAACCACTACAACCACCTCCAGCGGCAGGAGGGCGTGCCGATCGGCGACTCGATCATCCAGGGGTCGATGGAGCGGCTGGTGCCGATCCTGATGACCGCGCTCACGGCGCTGCTGGGCCTGCTGCCCCTGGCGCTGGCGAGGGGCAGGCCCGGGAGCGAACTGCTCGCGCCGCTGGCGATCGTCGTCCTGGGCGGGCTGGTCTCGTCGACGTTCCTCAACCTGTTCGTCGTTCCCGCCGGCTACGCGCTGGCGTTCAACGTGAAGCGGCCTCCCCCGGCTCGACCGGGCGTGCTGGCCCGGCTCGTCGCGCGGGTTCGTCGTACGCCCGCGTCCGTGAATCCCTGACCACGGAGATTGCATCATGCAGACCGTTCGAACGTTCGCCCTGGTGTCCGCCGTCGTCATTTCTGCCTGCACGCTCCTGCCCGCCGGCTGCGGGAAGGAGCCGGAGCCCGCCGCGCCGGCCGCGGGAGGAGCGAAGCCCGCGCGGCCCGACGCGCATGCGCACGCCGACGGCGACGCCCATGACCATGCCGACGGCGACGCCCATGACCACGCCGACGATCGCCATCACGGCGAGACGACGCGGTTGGGAGAGCAGACCGTCGGGGGCTTCACGCTGCGTGCGTCGCGCGATGGCGAGATCGTGCCCGGGAAGGAAGCGGCGATCGACGTGTGGGTGACGGGCGGGCCGAAGGTTGTCGCCGTGCGGTTCTGGATCGGCACGCAGGACGGGCGAGGCTCGGTCAAGGCCCGGGCGGAGCTCGAGAAGGACAACTGGCACACGCACGCGGAGGTTCCGTCGCCGCTGCCCGAGGGGAGCAGGCTGTGGGTGGAGGTCGAGGCCGCGGGCGGGGAGATCGTCGTGGCCGGCTTCGATCTCAAACTGAACTGACCCAGGCCGGTCTTTCAATCGGCCGACCTCGACCTTCCGAGGGCATCGCGGCTTGAGCCTGGTGGACTTCCGCTCCGGGATCGGCGAGCAGCGCATGCCTCTGCGGAGGCGCCGGCCGGCTCGGCTGCCCTGTCCGCCGGCCTGGTGTCGTCCTCCCGCTCGTACCGGCGGAACACGACATCGGACCATGTGGCCGCCATGCCGCCGGGCTTCTCCGCTCAACGCCGGGCTTCTCCGGCGTGCGTTCCTTCCGCGCCGGCAAGTGCGGCCGCGCGCTGGGGGTGGTCGGTGCGGATGGCGTACCGCCCGGTGCCGGAGGCGGTGGTGGTGGGGGGGAGAGTGGGGGGAGTGGGGGGAGTGGGGGTGGGGGGGACGGCCCAACCCGTGGAAGCGGAACCCGTGGGCATCGTTCGTTTCTGCGCGCAAGCCCGGAGAGGCGTGGGAACCACACCCCCCTCCCGCGCCCGGTCGGGAAGCCGGCCCGACGGGCCGTGTCAATCCGAGAGTGCTGCGACGCGGTCGGGTTCCTGCCCCTTGGTCCGAAACCCCATTCTGACAGGAACTTGCGCACATGCTTCCGAACGCGAGCCGCCGTGTCCTGCTCGCCCGGGTCGCAAGGCCAAACCGGCCCGTTCTCGCAGGCCACTACTGAAAGGCAGCATGACACGGTTCGCCCCCGTGATCCAGGACGGAACGTGCGAACGGAGTTATTTGCACACGCCGCGGCGGGCGGTCGTGTATGCCGAAAATATGGTGAACAGCCGTGGATTTCACCATAGTCTCGTTATATGCTCGCCTCGACGAACAGCGAGCGGGCGTTCAACGTGATTCGGCACGCGGAGCGCGAGATACGCGGGCAGATTGCAGAGGCTGCAGCGGCCGGCGCATATGAGACCGTCGAGCGGTTGAGCGGCATCGCTCGACGCCTTGCGGAAATGACAGCAGAGGCGACCGCCGCCCCTGTCGCTCTTCCCGTCCACTCATCAAAGACCGCCACCAACACGGAGGAATCGCCGGCGGCAAAGCCAAGGGCACGCGAGGATCGCAAGGCCTTGCGCAAGAAACAGTATCCGCGATTCGAGAAAACCCGAGACACGCTCATCAAGATTGGATGGTCCAAGAAGAGGCGCGATGAGTACGTCCACAAGGCTCCCAAGGCGGGCATCGATGTTGTTGCTAGCCGCGTAACCGAACTTGGCAAGAAAGGTCGTGTGTTCACGAATGAGGAACTGCTCCCAGTGAAGATGGGCGGCGGACAGGGTGAACTGCCCGGCTACCAAGCCTACGTCTGCCTTGCATGGCTAAGGGACATCGGCGCGGTCGAGCAGCACGGCCGCGTGGGCTACTCGGTCAAGGGCAACAACGTCGCCGAAACGGTCAACAAGAGTTGGGAGGCGCTGCCCAATTCACGGCGGTAATCGAGTTGGCGGCTGCAAAGCATGGTGGCCATAAAGACAGGAGAAGACATGACCGCAGCATGGCACTTCGTCAAACACCAGGCCGGGCAACCCATCGTCAACCCTCTCGGGAGCGAGCACTTCGCGGACGCTGACGACGACTGGCGACCTGGCGAGGTGCTGGTGCGCGAGTGCATCCAGAACTCTCTTGACGCACGCTATGACGAGGAGGTCAGCGTCGGCTTCCAGATCCGCAACGCCTCGTCGATGTCCGCCGAGACGGCATCGTTCTGGTTCTCCTCGCTGTGGCCGCATCTTCGATCGCGGGACTGCAGGCTGCCGGACGTTCCCGACGCGCCACGGTCCGGAGGATTCGTTGTCGTCGAGGACTTCGGCACCCGCGGACTCGAAGGGGACGTGCGCCAAGGCGGACTATCGGATTCGGACAACCGCTTCTTCAACTTCTTCCGCGCGGAGGGCTTATCCGGCAACCCCATGAATGGGACGACTGGTGGCAGCTGGGGTGTCGGGAAGAGCGTCTTCAACCGCTGCAGCAGAATCAACTCGTTCCTAGCGCTCACTGGCCGCCGTGCCGATGGAGACGTCGCGCTGATCGGGAAGTCGCTCCTGTGGCATCATCGCACGCTGGACGGACGGGAGTTCCAAGGCCTGGGCCAGTTCGGCGTCAAGGACTCCGCAAGTGAGTTCATGGTGCTTCCCGAAGCGTCAACTGACTTGATCGACCGAATGGTGAGAGACTTCGGGCTGACAAGGCCGATCGACGGATCGACAGCGGAACCCGGTCTCAGCGTTGTGATTCCCTACGCTGACCCAGAGATCACGGCGGAGGGCATCGTTGAGATCGTCATCCGCGAGTACTTTCACCCGATCATCTCGGGACGGCTGCGCGTCCGCGTCAGCGGCATGATCGGGGGTCGGCGGGAGAGCGTCGATCTGCACAGTGACAATCTGTTGGAGCAGGCCGCCCGTCTGAGGCGGCCGGAAGTCACCAATGTTCTCGAACTCGCCAAATGGTCGCTGGGCGACGGTCCGAGGCAGGCGTATGTGCTCAACGAGTCGCCCGCAGGGGAGCCGCCCATGTGGAGCGATGACCTGCTGCGGCCCACCGACCCGAACTTCTCCGACCTGTGTCAGCGCTTTGACCGGGGCGAGCCGGTAGCGATCCGCGTTCCAACCCGAGTCAAGCCTACTGGAACTCAGGCGGAGCGCGCCGCGTTCGTCGTGTACCTGCAACGCGATCTCGTCGGGTCCGGGTATCGCCCAGTTTTCGTTCGCGGGTGCATCGTTGTGCCGAACGCCCGGCAGAGAGCCGTGCGCAACCAGAGCTTGTTTTCGCTGGTGACGATCGAGGAGGGCCCGCTAGCCGTGATGCTGCGAGCCGCCGAGCCTCCCGCGCATACCTACTGGTCTCCGGAGACGGCGAACTTCCGCGGGCGATACGAGCACGGCAGGCAGACCATCGACTTTGTCGTTGGCTCGCCCAAATACCTTGCCGACGCCCTGTCCAACGCGCGGACTGAGCGAGACCTAGATGTGTGGGCAGATTTGTTTCCTTCGCCTGTCTCCGACGGCGACCGAAACGCCGAAGGCAATCGGCGAAAGGGTAAGAAGAAGGGCCCGCCACCGCCACCACCACCACCGCCGCCTCGCCTGAAGCCTTTCAAGATCGAAGAGAGCACCGGCGGCTTCTCAGTCGTGCGCGACAATGTCGCGTCCACGCCCTTGCCTGGAGCGCTCGAAGTGATCGTCGCCTACGACACCAGCCGCGGCAACCCGTTCAAGAAGTACGACCCGGCGGACTTCAAGCTCCAGAAGCTGAAGCGTTCTGCGCGGGACGTGCATGAGGTTGAGTGCGACGACAACATACTCGTGGTTTGTCCATCCTCGGACAACTTCAGGATTGAGATCACGGGGCTCGATATCAATCGCGATCTTGTCGTGAAGGTGCGCACTGTCGACGCCGCAGCGGGGGGTGAGGCATGAGCACGGGAATGCGCAGGCTGAACTACACAAAGCGGCAACGACTCAAGCGCGAGCATGTTGCCATCACAATTCACCAGCCACGGGAGTCCGATCCTCCTGTCATGTCGGCGTCGATCGACCTGACGTCGTATTCGCTACCTTCCGACGCGAACGTGCTGATCGAGGCGTATCGGCACACAGCTTGGCAGCGATTCGAGTTCGGGACGGTGGGTTCAGTTCAGGCGCCGGATAATCGGCAGCTGCGTGACTTCGGTGCTGGAGAAGGTGTGCAGTTCCGTGTCAAGGTGGTCGAGCCGCTCTCTCACGGTGCGACGGCCGCACGGATCCTCGCACAGGCCGACGGCATCAAGCCGAATCAGGACGGTCCGCGCAAGTCACTGCTGCCGCTCGACCCCGACCCGTTGCTCAGGAACGAGGTCTGGCGCCTTGAGATCGACGAGAACGACGGACCGCTCATCAAGGTGAGCACCCATCTGGTGCGTGATCGACTCGCCCTTGCCCGGTCTCCTAGTTTCCTCTCCCTTGTACTGCCCGAGGTCTTTCGGCGTGTGCTGACGTGGGCGCTG encodes the following:
- a CDS encoding efflux RND transporter permease subunit, whose product is MLARLIAFSLKNSSLVIVSAGLLLVLAGLKVREMPVDVFPELNAPTVVVMTEAGGLAADEVELNVTFPIETAVNGLPGTRRVRSASATSLSIVWVEFDWGTDIYRARQLVSERLSAVREALPPDAHAEITPVTSITGEIMLLALSSPDGSVSPLEMRSFAEFELRNKVLAVPGVAQVVAIGGELPQYQVNVRQDHLALYGLTISEVVEAARNAHSTASAGYVANWENQELPIRQIARVTGVESIRETLVGVRGGAPVTIGQVADVRLGPAPKRGTGADRGLPGVVISVQKTPGTNTLTLTEEVDRVLDQVEKAMPAGLVLNRDPFRASRFIDRSVHNVVKVLVEASVIVAVILILFLMNVRATFVTLTAIPLSLAVAVLILWAWGLSINVMTLGGLAVAIGELVDDAIIGVENVLRRLTQNASLAAGARRAWVGVIYEANLEIRAPVLFATVIICMVFVPLLFLRGLEGRFFQPLGVAYIVSIMASLLVALTVTPALCRLMFRGSFGRSGGPADGAGGSPGHDGWLVRRLKAWYEPMLRRSVRSRGAVLGGAGVLTVGSLALASTFGTSFLPGFKEGTFTVFLFAPPGTSLQESDRVAVGIERQFAGVEGVSSVTRRTGRAERDEHAEPVSNSEIEVTISPGASQEAVRAALDRIIANIPGVTTMVGQPIEHRLSHILSGTPAAIAISVYGDDLDTLRRLAREIEGELRAIPGTRDVAANREVTITSLPIRYRAQDLAAAGLTPASAARQVQQALSGERVAEVNLGVRRYEMVVRLAEDERERIDQIMDLHLRGVGGAVVRLREVADIGPEKTSNLITRENAQRKAVVSTNIAPGYNLGQLVAQVRARVDPIVHAAGYTVHYGGQFEAQQSASRTIYVMGAGVAVFMFLLLQLSTGTTRVALLVMLNLPLALIGGIAAIYLTESPSLVGNTLALFGLSSARYVAPVISIASMVGFVTLFGIAVRNGILLVNHYNHLQRQEGVPIGDSIIQGSMERLVPILMTALTALLGLLPLALARGRPGSELLAPLAIVVLGGLVSSTFLNLFVVPAGYALAFNVKRPPPARPGVLARLVARVRRTPASVNP